Proteins co-encoded in one Candidatus Effluviviaceae Genus V sp. genomic window:
- a CDS encoding ABC transporter permease subunit, with the protein MTPQAKTRIRKIAVYVGLTAAAVVVLFPFFWMIVTSIKQPGQAFTPNIFPENPTLDNFQRVLSEFGFARYFVNSVIVATSAALFATLFAALAGYAFAKKHFFLRDKIFAFLLASLMIPGLMYVVPQFAVINQLGWMNTYRAMIIPHLANVFGLFLMRQYMQTIPSELLEAARIDGAGEWQVFSTIMVPLSIPILATLFLLTFQFHWNNFLWQLIVTNLERLYTVPVGLALFRSQHEQSYTLIMAGSCISVLPIAAIFFFAQRYFIEGMTMGAVKG; encoded by the coding sequence CGAAGACGCGCATACGGAAGATAGCCGTCTACGTCGGGCTGACGGCCGCGGCGGTCGTCGTGCTGTTCCCGTTCTTCTGGATGATTGTGACCTCGATCAAGCAGCCCGGACAGGCGTTCACCCCGAACATCTTCCCGGAGAACCCGACGCTCGACAACTTCCAGCGGGTGCTCTCGGAGTTCGGGTTCGCGCGCTACTTCGTGAACAGCGTCATCGTCGCGACGAGCGCGGCGCTCTTCGCGACGCTCTTCGCCGCGCTGGCCGGCTACGCGTTCGCGAAGAAACACTTCTTCCTGCGGGACAAGATCTTCGCGTTCCTGTTGGCATCCCTGATGATCCCCGGGCTCATGTACGTCGTGCCCCAGTTCGCGGTCATCAACCAGCTGGGCTGGATGAACACGTATCGCGCGATGATCATCCCGCATCTGGCCAATGTCTTCGGGCTCTTCCTCATGCGGCAGTACATGCAGACCATTCCCTCAGAGCTTCTCGAGGCGGCGCGGATCGACGGTGCGGGCGAGTGGCAGGTCTTCTCGACCATCATGGTCCCTCTCTCGATCCCGATCCTCGCGACGCTCTTCCTGTTGACATTCCAGTTCCACTGGAACAACTTTCTGTGGCAGCTCATCGTGACGAACCTCGAGCGGCTCTACACGGTGCCGGTCGGACTGGCACTCTTTCGGAGCCAGCACGAGCAGTCGTACACGCTGATCATGGCGGGGTCGTGTATTTCGGTCCTGCCGATCGCGGCGATCTTTTTCTTCGCGCAGCGGTATTTCATTGAGGGCATGACGATGGGCGCGGTGAAGGGGTAG